From Capra hircus breed San Clemente chromosome 1, ASM170441v1, whole genome shotgun sequence:
GTCCAGCTCCTAGTATTCTCTTATACCAGTTTcagctaagtcgctcagtcgtgtcctactctttgcgaccccatggactgcagcacgccaggcttctctgtcatcactaactccaggagcttgctcagacttaaCTTCCttcgagtcggtgttgccatacaaccatctcatcctctgttgttcccttctcgtgccttcagtcttttcccagcatcagggtcttttccagtgagtcagttctcgtcagatggccagagtaatggagcttcagcatgaatattcaggactgatttcctttagggttgattggTTAGAtcatgcagtccaagagactctcaaggattttctccagcaccacagttaaaaagcgtcaattcttcagcgctcagctttctttatggtccaactttcacatctatacatgactactggaaaaaccacagattgTGTCAAAGTTTGGATAAAAAATTTTGACacaaatatgtttttttaaaaagcagaacagaTTAAAGATTCCAAGTGGTAGGCTACCTGATTCCCCACCTGCAGTGGGGGTGGCAGTAGTAAAGACATACCTGGTAATTTGAAATTGAACATGTGCCGTctggaaaataataaaagccCACAAAACTTAGTGTTGAtaatttgagggggaaaaaatggaccTGATCAGAAGTTCTGATCATGCTCTAGGTAACTTGTTTAAAGGAGGTtgattctcttaattttttccatttgaaaaataGGATTCTTGGGAATCTTCTGGTGAAGGAAACTATAGGTCACCATGTACTTTGAGCTTTCTTGAATTTTGCAGTTGTGAAACATTTATATGATGAACAAGGGAAATTTCCAGCGGATTTCATGAAACTTGGTTTTTAACCAAGTTAATGAGTGTACTCCCCTACTCATAGCCAGGTTAGAAAAACGTAGGGTGTATAATTTTGTGCCATTTCAAACATATATAGCCTCATTGTACATCTCTGCACTGATAACAGGGTTTTGATTTTATATGTGAACAAATTGTTGTAGAGAGCCATACTTACATTAACTTTTCTGTAGAAGAAAGACAAGAAGCCTAAGAAGTCAACCTGGAAGTTTAATTTGGATCTTACTCATCCAGTAGAAGATGGAATTTTTGATTCTGGAAATTTTGTAAGTATCACTCTACTCAGCTTGGTTTTATCATTTTAGTAGAATTTCTAATAATGAATTATATAATCTTGGATTTTAACCTAATCTCTGTTCCTAGGGTACCTTCCCTAGTGAATATCTAGGGTTTTCTTCCCTAGTGTggcattttttctgttttaaaataggaACAATTTCTGCGGGAAAAGGTTAAAGTGAATGGAAAAACTGGAAATCTTGGGAATGTCGTTCACATTGAACGCTTCAAGAATAAAATCATAGTCGTTTCTGAGAAACAGTTCTCTAAAAGGTTGGTATGTGTTTTCCATCGTGTTTTGTTTAAACAGTGTTGGGTGCTGTAATATTAGAATGTGTTTGAAGAAACATGTCTGTTGTGTAATACGGGAGTAGTGTCCTAGCTTCTAATAGAGCAGCCAGTCAGAGGTAAATTTCTCTAGTGTTCGTCCTGTGGCCAGTGTTcattcattaaaattttcttaacagatagtaaatattaatacttCATAGTGACAGCACTGTTTGTTACTGCATAGCCTAGCATGAACCAAACACACTAGGTAGCCACTACCGAGGAACTTAAATTTAAGCATAGAAGAGAGATAATGAAATGCAGTAATGTAAGTAGTTGATAAGAGCTGTGTGTAAGTGCATAAAGAAAGTTGTTGTTTAAAGTGGTCAGGCAAAGCTTCATCTAAATGAAATACAGGAGTGAGCCAAAGACTTAGAAGCCTGTGGTGGTAGTACATATTAGCTATGGCTGTGAATTAATCACTAGGGATTTGGAGATGAAGTATCTGTCCCCAAGGTTCTTATGAACATGCAGATAACTGTTATAAATGCAATATTGTAattgctgcattgcaggtagagaTTGGGATAGCAGGAGTTTGCGGAGAACCTGAGAGTAAGCTTAGTGTTGCCAATGGAATGAGATTCCTAATGGGGAGCAACATTGACAGAGGCAGGGAAGCTTGAGAGGAATGCGTAGGAGTTCAGAATTGTAAAACATAAAGGGAGAGTAATTGGAATAATGAAATCAGGCCACGCTGAAAGCTTTTTTTACAAGGACTGTGCCATATGCATGTTTTAAGACTGGATAATCTTGAACTTGTGAATAAGATTCAGCCCTGTTGACAGGTTGCCTCTTGTTGATCCAAGATGGGATTGAAATTAGGGAGATTGGTGGTAAGGAGAATGTTGATATTGGCTTGTAACATTTGAAGAATGAGATCatattgtttaatttaaaaatctaacgTCGCAGTAAGACTGAAGAGGAAGCTACTATTACTGCTATCCTTCATATTAGTCTCCAGCATATAAAGTTTATTGCGAGGGTGGGGGAGAATAAGGGTTTTGTTGTAGGGCATAAATTGATACTAATTGGGGTTGAGAATGCTACCTTATATCCCTAGCAGCCTTACTCAATGTTTAGTACAAATGAAATAATTAGAGGGAACTAGGAACACAGAAGATGAATATGACAGTGTGTCTTATATAGGCCTTTATTAAGtattatatttaatgaaatttatttttattttaaaggtattTGAAGTACCTTACAAAGAAATACCTTAAAAAGAACAATCTTCGTGATTGGCTTCGTGTGGTTGCATCTGACAAGGAGACTTACGAGCTTCGTTACTTCCAGATTAGTCAAGATGAAGATGAATCTGAGTCTGAGGACTAGATCTTGCCATCCTTCATAGGGCTTTGCTTGTTAATAAAACTAATTAAGCATACAAAAGAAACATCTTGAAATGGACCTTCAGGCTATCAGTGAATAAAAAACATTACTCTGTATGTTAAACATTCATCTTTTATTTAAGTGTATGCTGGTCATATGGTGCTGGTTTTCCTTTAatacttttttataattttattggagtgtagttgatttacagtgttgtgttagtttcaggtatatagcaaagtgaatgagttatacatatatatccactcATTCTTTTGTTATAtagaccattacagagtactgagtgcagttccctgtgctataacagCAGTTTTTTAGTTATATGAtttatgtatgctaagttgcttcagttgtgtccaactctgcaaacccatggactgtagcctgccaggctcctctgtccatgggattctccaggcaagaatactggagtgggttgccatttcctgctgtcatctgttttatgtatagtggtGTGTACGTGCCAGTGTCAGTCTCCCAATGGATCCTTCTCCCCCCGTATCCCCTGGTAATCATAAGATTTCTGCAtctgatttctgttttgtaaataagcttttgtccacctcccccctgcccccaaatATTTTGTATAAGTAATATTTAAATAGCTTATAGCTAGTGGAATTTCAGGATTTATCTAATGTACCAGTTTTACAGACGTTCTCAAGTTAAAAGTATATAGCAAAAACACAATTGAGTGTaactatataataaaatatttagatttgATCAACAGTCTATCTTTGTACAATGTGTAAATGAAATCTaagcagtcagttcagtcgctcagtcgtgtccgactctgcaaccctgtgaattgcagcacgcttggcctctccctgtccaccaactccctgagttggtgatgccatccagccatctcatcctctcgtacccttctcctgcccccaatccctcccagcatcagtcttttccaatgagtcaaagtattggagtttcagctttagcatcaatccttccaaagaacacccaggactgatctgcagaatggactggttggatctccttgcagtccaagggactctcaagagtcttcactaacaagacagttcaaaagcatcaattcttcggtgctcatctttcttcacagtccaactccatacgtgaccacaggaaaaaccatagccttgactagatggacctttgtcagcaaagtaatgtctctgcttttgaatatgctatctaggttggtcataactttccttccaaggagtaagtgtctttcaatttcatggctgcagtcaccatctgcagtgattttggagccccccaaaataaagtctgacactgtttccccatctatttcccatgaagtgatgggaccagatgccatgatcttaagttttctgaatgttgagctttaagccaacttttccactcctttcactttcaagaggctctttagttcctcttcactttctttaagCAGAATGGTTAACAATCTCCAAATTGTAGATGAGAATTAATAAAAGGGAGGTACTAGAGCCATATCTCAGGGTGGTGGTAGCACCTTAGGTACTTAGATGGGCTGTGAATCCTAATGCCAGTAGAACAGTTTTGCCAGATTTTGACTATTCCAACTAAGTACAGATGTGTGTGTAATTGGTTTTGGGAGTGTTAAATGTTTTCATTCTATTAAGAGCTTTAAGTACTCACCAAAGTTAACACAGCCACTCCTCCCTTAACTCTGCCCCATTTGAATTGCTCATGTTTTCCACCAACATCCTACTGTGTGCTTTGTTGGGCATGGTGGATGCATTGAAGTAAAAGCCTGCTTTCTGGTATTGTGAGGGAAACTGACCACATGGTGAGGAAAATTGCATTAAAGTATGACAAAGGGGTTTTAAAAGAGTTTGATGTGGTCAATGGAAGGAAGTGAGGAAGTGAGGAAGTGTTTGAGCTGACCTAGAACAGGCAAAGTCAACTCTGGGTAAAGAGAAAAGGgtgtttcaggcagagggaacagcatagCTAAAATTCACAGGACATTGGGGGTCTGGTTGGTATACCATGCATCTGGAATAGAATGATTGGTCctgagaagaatctgaaaaattgaGTAGAAGCCACCCCGTGTAGGACAGAAGTTGATGCCTCCTTTTAATCCAGAGCTATGGGAAAGTGCTGAATTTTAAGTAGAGGGTAATGAGAATCCAATGGGGTAAGCATTTTGATAAAGATCAGTGGCTGCTTTATGAAGAATGGTTTTCAGTGGAGGTCATATTGGatggttccctggtagctcagctggtaaaagaatccgcctgcaatgcaggagaccccagttggattcctaggtcgggaagatcctctggagaagggagaggctacccactctggtattcttgggcttccctggtggcccagacggtaaagaatccacctgcattgctggagacctgggtttgatccctgggttgggaagatcctttggaggagggcatggcaatccactccagtattcttgcctagagaatccccagggacagaggagcctggtgggctacagtccatggggttgcaaagagtcggatacgactgagcaactaagcacatattgGATGCAAGGAAACAGGAAGCTTATGGCTGGATCCTTGATGGTAGAGAAGAGTGAGGTGTTGGAGATGGGCAAGTAGATGATTTAGGGATTTTTCAGAGGATAAAATTTGGGGGGCTGGGTGATGGACATTGGTGGAATGGGAGAAATGTCAAGGGTGACATACAGTTGGCTTAGATGGTGGCGTTTGCTAAGTTTGGTTACAGTGGAAGAAGTAGGTTTAGGCCATGCTGAATTTGAGGTCCAGAGAGTGTCAAGTGTGAACTTGAATATAGTACCGGTTTTGAGCTCAGAGGAAGGATCTAGGTGAAGATAACCTGCTTGTCTTCTGCACATGGGTAGTAAAAAAAACAGTGGACATGGGTGAAATTGCCTATGGAGAGTGCAGGGTGAGGATAAAGTATTGCAAACACCAACTGCCTCCTTATTTCTCTCCTAATCTTTCAGAAAACAATTACTTTAACTTTTGATCCTGTGTGCTGGAGCTTAGACACATTTTGCCAAGTAAGATACATATGCCTTTAAGGAGTTGGCAAGTTAGTTGAGATAAGCacattcatttaacatttttttgagAAAAGCTGCATGCTAGAACTGCTGATAGTAGtactcactcagtcctgtccgactttgtgaccctatggactgtagcccatcaggctcctctgtccatgggattctccaggcaagaatactggagtggattgccatttccttcccgtggaatcttctgacccaaggactgaaccataCTGAAGTACAAAATAGACATTTGTTTTCTGAAGCTTATACTCCAGTGGAGGAAGAGAGTAACGTGTATGATtgttattttcattgttgtttagtccctaagtaatgtccaactctactgtgaccccatggactataacccgccaagcttccctgtccatgggacttcccaggcaagaatactggagttgatagcctttttcttctccagggaatcttcctgacccagggatccagcccacgtctccagcattgcaggcagattctttaccactagtgccacctgggaagccccagaacgtTTGGTACGTACTGGtaaattttatgaagaaaaatcaGAGATAAGAAATGTAGGGAGGATGGCTTATTGAATTTGTCAATAAAGTCAGGAAAAGGTTAATTGAGAAAAGCTTAAGTGAGGAAAGACCTAAAGGAGCTAGGGTCCAACCAGATACCTGGGGGGAAACATCCAGGCACAGAGAGTAACAGAACAAA
This genomic window contains:
- the RPL22L1 gene encoding 60S ribosomal protein L22-like 1; protein product: MAPKKDKKPKKSTWKFNLDLTHPVEDGIFDSGNFEQFLREKVKVNGKTGNLGNVVHIERFKNKIIVVSEKQFSKRYLKYLTKKYLKKNNLRDWLRVVASDKETYELRYFQISQDEDESESED